In Silurus meridionalis isolate SWU-2019-XX chromosome 28, ASM1480568v1, whole genome shotgun sequence, the genomic window GACGCTACCTTCAGGTACCCGCCAAACACCGACCCTACCTTCAGGTACCCGGCAAACACAGACGCTACCTTCCGGTACCCGTCAAACACCGACACTACCTTCAGGTACCAGTCCAACATGACGCTACCTTCAGGGACCAGTCAAACATCAACACTACATTCAGGTTGTAGTCCAACACAAGTGAACACTACCTTCAGGTACCAGTCCAGCACAGAAACTGACACTACCGCCAGGTGGTCGCCCATCACCAACACTAAAGATCCCAAAACCAGAGCCTGTACAGCACAAGTGATCACACAGAGCTCAGCTTACCTCATTCTTCTTATCCGTGATGATTTCTGTCCATCGTTTGCTGGGGAGCAAGTCAAGGTCAACGGTGTACCAAGTAACTGCACCTTTAAACCTGAGGACAGAAATAAACCTTTAGACCGATCTAAAGTTTGACGTGCTGTTCTACAATAAATCAAACTCGTTGAACTCTGTGTTAATTTaaagtactttttatccatttacagttacacTGTAGGGACGCGGAACACCAGTGAAACACCTTCCTGTTCTCACGCGTGATGTGTTTCTTACtgacagcatgtgatatgtcaGTGTCGCAATAATATGATGTACGGGACTTACGTTGGGCCGTTGGGTGGATACATCCCTGTCCGACAGTCCTCTgtgaactacacacacacacacacacacacacacacacacacacacacaaatatgaatTAGTACAGTGATAAACAcccagacagagaaacacacaggcATCCATGGGTTTTAAGACATAGATGGACACAAAGTCCAAAGTAAGACATATAgattgtaacacacacacacacacacacacacacacacacacacaaacacaaacacaaaaataaatgagtacAGTGATAAACAcccagacagagaaacagacaggcATCCATAGTCTTACATAGATGGGCACAAAGTAAGACAtataacccacacacacacacacacacacacacacacacacacacacacacacacacagaacaacagatacatatagaaatatacagaaaacacaacgtctcatttcactgtgtaccgCTTCtgcaatatcacacacacacacacacacacacacacacacgttcagtAACAATTGTAACTCACCGGAGGGACATACTGCATTGACACGCagctgaaaacacagaacacacacacgactCGGAGGAACATCGCGGCAATCGAAACACTCgaagaaacacacaccacacactcgaCACACTcgacacactgcacacactcgacacactgcgcacacacactacacagcaCCGAAAACCGGCTCCGTCTCACGCGCCCGCAGTGTCATCAACacggaagtgtgtgtgtatttgtgtgtgtgtgtgtgtgtgtgtgtatacagtgcgCGTGACGGTGCGGAATGAACCAATCCATTccatggaggtgtgtgtgtgtgtgtgtgtgtgtgcgtaaataaacaaaagggtattattaattaattaattattaaaaaaaaaataatggcgTAAAAATGCAGTTTTGTTTATTAGTCAATGAATCTGTTAACTATCAAGtgtacataattaaataaataaataaacaaacaaataaataaatgtatttattctattAACAGTTCgaccagacaaaacaaaaaaaaaaaaaatacaaataaataatgaaacgAAAAcattgacaaataaataaataaacaaatttaaaagaaaaaacattaatttattaaaattaaaatggaaaagtaaaaaaaataaatgaataaataaataaataaataagcagggGTTTAAACACAGTGTTGAAGgacattaaacaaattaaaatccTTCCTTTGTTTGAACGCAGACCCAAACCCTTGTTCCAGCTtgacaaaaccagctccatgaaaaaaaactttctttcggcttctcccattagggggcgccacagcggatcatccgcatgtttgatttggcacgtttttatgctggatgcccttcctaacgcaagccgggcttgggaccggtacTAAGAGtagctggggtcggttccctgaccggggatcgaaaccgggccgcagcggtgaaagcgccgcatcctaaccactagaccaccaggggtaaaccagctccatgaagatctgctttatatgggttggagtagaagatctcctgctatagaactatTGAACATATTTAAGATGATTTTttcacgctgactgcaccccaggcctcctcacctcacctacatcagtaccacaCTTTACTAATACCTCTGtagatgaatgaatctcacacaaatctccacaacatctagtggaacatcttcccagcatAGAGGAGTTTGTTATAACAGCTAATGGGGACTGATGACCTCTTTATTTCACCACCCCTCCGCTGTAAAACTTTAAACGAGTTTATTAACAGCATGTCATTTCCTGCTTCACCTGACCAAAGTACACAGGGTTCAGAAGGACACGGTGCAGAGGATGAACGAAGGAGGAAGGAGGACAAATAGGTGAAGAAAGTGAGTCCTGGCTGAGGTTTTTATTAAGAGATATATATTGTGGATATTTTCCTCTTGCTCGATGTGCAGCTTATTTCACATTAACTCACTGTTTACTTTTCACTGTTGTGAAAAGTTAATGTTTAGGTTTATGATCCGCAGCCATGATACTGATCTGCATTGCGTCTCTTCTCGCCTGTTCAGCAGCAGGTAAGAAAACATTTCCACCAGACCTGTGCGACTCAAATGTCTACAAACGAATGAACTagtaaatatacaaattattaaCGCGTGAATGCAAAACACTACGTTATTCCTAAGATCAGGATCGAACTCAGAAATTGTGCATGGACGTGAACGCTAAACAAAATTCCTGCTGCAATTTAAAAACCTTCGACAGTGAGAAGAACCTGTGGTGGATTGAGCTGTCATTTTAATACTCACTTtaatttactgcatttggcatCTTTACACTGTGACTTACATTCATCTCAATTGCTCAAATGAGCAGCTATGCGATTAAGGGGGCCCTgggagccttgctcaggggcccatatTTGGCGGCATTATGTGTGAGTTTTTACCTTACGACCTTCAGATCTAAATCCAATGCCTttaccactaaactaccaccttcCCTCCAGTTCCAACTTCTCCTTCTCTGGAGAAGGTCATAAGTTccaatcccagccacaccaagctgccactcctggacccctgagtaaaaaaaacaatgttcttGGGGGAACCTTGAGTATTCGAGCAACCTGTTATACAGGTGACATCTAGGATACCTGGGGAGCAATGGGGCAAAAGCACGTTTGTTGGACAACAGAAACAGACCAAGAGATGGTCCAGTGTTTTAGTCTGCCCTAAGTGCCCTGCCATCAGGCTATAATAAGCCGTCTTCATAACAGTTCCTGATGGCACTTTGGTACTAACAACTGAGTTGTCTTTTCCTTGTGTCCAACAGTATGTAGCCAAGCCGGTAAAAACCTGGGGACTTCGGGACTGAATACTACAGCAGGTTATTAAATCAAAGCTTCTGAACCATGAGCTGGAGAGCAGTGGGCTGGGAGGGGGTACCTGCTTAGAATCTGGAGGACAGAAATCTTCTGAAAATTAAAACTCATTGTTTAACGCTTTGAAGGTTGTGAGATAAAATCCCAGAATAACTAATCTGCATAATGTTGGATTCTTAAACATGCCCTCTAGAGGCACTTAAGGGTAGGacagtgttagtaaagtgactAATTAAAAGTGCTTAaaattgtgtttgtttctgcTCCCCAATTCTATCATTCTTTCACACAGAGTTCTCCATAGTCGTCCCCAAAGCGCCAGTCTCAGCATTTTTGGGTTCTTCAGTCATCCTGCCCTGTAATCTATCTCCATCTATAAATGCCAGAACTTTTGAAGTTCGCTGGTACAAGAATGGTGAGCATGAAAAGCCGGTTCTgttctacaaagaaaaaaagaacactggACAAAGCCAAGACAGGGACAGAGTGTCTCTGATTGGGGAGCTGGACAACAGGAATGTGTCTCTGAAACTGGACCACCTCACAATGGCTGACAGCGGGGAATATACCTGCTTTGTCAAGAGCCTCAGTTGGTATGAGAAGGGCAGCATGAACCTGGCTGTAAAAGGTACGAGAAGATACAACAAACTCACACAACAACTGGTTATGAAAACTACTGGCATGTGCCATGTAGACTCAGAGAGTATCTTGTAATTCCTTTTGTCTTTCCCTGGTTCTTCATTCAACAAACTCACTATGTTCACCCCAGTACTAGGTTCTACACCCCTCCTCTTATATCATGAATCTGTGGAAAAAATGAATGTTACCTGTAGATCATTTGGGTGGTCTCCCAAACCCACACTCACCTGGAGAGACAGTACAGGACGAGAACTCCCCAACACCCACACAAAGTACACAACTGGTATGTGATTCAATGGAATTCATGTTTTTACAATAGACATCGTCTCACAGATGTTTCTAGAATTATTGATGTGATATTGGGGGGACACCAGGTATGAAATAATTTGCAGATTGATGGACCTGCCATTGGAgattaaacaataaacagaCCCCGAACTGAAAAGCAGTATTCTAATggcttttcattgttttttctttgtgacaTTTATAGGTAACTCCAGTAAAGTATTACCATTGATGAGGAACAAAAAACCACATGACCCTTAAGCAGTAGAGACCCTTAGTGAGGTTCCTTATAGACAGTGCCTATGAGTTTCTCCCCAAAAAAAGttactaattacgttacttagttactttttatggaaagtaatgcgttatattacttttgcgttacttttgcgttacttgtatctctttcacgccttacaggtgtaacaggtgtaatatagataagttccattaagaaataagttatattagggcaaaagacatttcttacacatttaaaatgcttgataacttctgagaacaataagatgatcaaCTAAATTTTAACCAtaaggctgaacactttccagtcgcacttctgtacactgctttttaATCTGCCTCGCcgtcaggaatgtaactatcgCTCGTGTttataaggttaagggtgtgggctgcacaccggtgatgtggagggagaacatacctttcactgtcatctcataaaacatCATGCAATTcagtaaatatgacctcgtcctcgtctacatcattctctgcttcatcatcagcttcaaacattctgaacgattttacaaagtttgcgctttttagtgaccgtggcagttaacaggagcttttcaccaacacataatctacacttcaccattattcctttctccttttcctccactaTTTCACAATAATAAGAACACTTCCATCACAGTGATGTAATGCTCTGGTCTTCCATCTctgcttctgaccagcttctgttcccgcggctcgcacgtgtgactgcgcgattctacgtgactacgttcattttaattcagtattgatttttttatgcaaaataatttaactgaaaagaaacttgcattactttaaaaaaagtaactcagatattaatgtgtacatttataaagtaacgcactactttactcgttactccagaaaagtcatattattacgtaacgcacgttacttgtaacgcgtcaCCCCCAACACTGTATACAGATAACTATATAATGCAAACTCTCTATTACTCACTTTAACTTGTGTGTTGAATGCaagatggtttaaaaaaaatgtattgatgtCTATACATTGTTTATCGTCTCCAGAATTATTCAATTTGACATCAAATACAAGAAGAACAGAGAACAGCATTAATTCTACGCATTAATATCCACTGAGTTTGTTACCTACAAACCATCTAAAGCTTGTGGATTCTAGTGTTTGGTGTGTTTAAAATTATActcccattttctttctttcagactCTGAAGGGTTGGTGAATGTGAGCTCATGGCTGCTTTTTTCTCCATCTGACTCCGAGTGGATCTCCTGTACTGTGGGTTTAAACCTTCAGGAAATCAAAGAGAGCAGAATTGTACCAATGAAAGGTAAGCGATCTTTCAGTATGCAGTACGCTGTTGGAAATTAAACATAGAAAATGTTATTCCAAGTATCACTTGGAATGGAGCATTTGGTATATGTTTCACCAGGACAACAAGCCTATATGACTATAGCTTTAAAAACACAGTCTATGGGAAGAGTGGAAACACAGAATCTTGTTTAGTTTTTGAgacacaaacagcacaacataaCACTCAAGAATTGAACAGTGAATTACTGAAAAAACCTTCTGTCAACAAAATGTCCAAATGTGCCActttaacagaagaactttTACTGTATAAGATGGAGATCAGAAGAgtagatgtgatcagactccctcacccccacaatcACACATGGAGATGGGGgcttaatggtttgggattgttttggagcagagaagattCCAGAAATAgtctggaaagtgaaaggaattaTGAACTAACATGGCTCCcgttccatacttcaacaccatccagttccgtctggactgcggatTATTGGAACTGACTTTactgtacaacaagacgatgagccgaagcgctGAGTTCATtgagtgttatttagagagtaaacactggagtgatatctatcatggaatgacctgcccagtcaccacacctcaatcctactgaactgctctgagatgaacaagAAAAATCCAACTAATAAAGAACATCTTGGGAGAGTTTTATAAGAGACACGGCAAAGTGTTTCAGCTAAATGTTGGAGAAATGGACTGTCCACACGCTAGGACTGTCCacaagctgttcttcatgctggaCATCTGGACATTAATTTGTTTGGTCTATGAAAATCTTCAGACGGTTACATTATGAAATtagttgcatagaaacaaaaataacatgCATTACACTTTTAACAGATAGGGTTCATGAAGGTAAATTATAGGGCACTGTAACTAACTAAATTAACTCTAAAAGCGAATTAAAAGAATTCTGGTTCTCCAGATGTATTTTAGAAATGCAAAtgaaagaatatatattttctttttctttgataAACCAGAACAACAGAATTCAGCATGGAGAATCTTTGACTTTAATGCCATTCAGATATATTCTAATATACCTTGATTCTTAACCAATGGGGATCTTTTGGCAGGATTCTGGATGGAAGCGTTCATCTCGACTCTTGTGCTTTCATTAATTGTCATCATCACCTACACTGTTCTTCTGATTTTATTCAGAAAAGGTATGTGATGGATTCCCAGTTACCAcctgaaaatgtattaatttccAATAGCAGTATACACTGAAATGACTCTTTATTTTTAACGTCTATTTACAATTACAGCATATGTTTTATATCAgccataaatgtatataaatctcATGTTATATCAGCTATAAAGGGTATAATTTCCAATCCTCTTGATTAGACAGAAAAATGCACCTTGGAATTTTCTCAGGAAACTGCAAAATGAAAACAACTCTGTTGAAGGGTTtcctataaataaaagaaaatacagtacGTCATCTTATGGAAAAGATCTAAATCAGGATTGAGGAAAGCACTGCAGTACATTAATACTCGTAATGTACTCGTCTTTTCTTGAAACAGGTTTACTTCCGCACTGTTCGTCTCACAAGAATGCGAAAGCAGCAGGTAACAAATATTCCTCTCCACCGCATTCTCCGAGTCAATGCGTAATAATGTACACTAGTAAtctgtatttctttcatttctcacATGCAGATAGTTCTCATGAATCCTTACCTGCAGAGACAATGCCTCTTAATGCTATCGAGAACACAACACAAGgtcatttctatattttttttcagtctaCAAATTACACATATAAAACTGCCATTGCAGGAGGGGTAGAAGTGTAGAGTTTATTTacttctgttcacacacacaaaaaaaggaaaatactcCATGTCAAGTGTCTCTTTACAGATATCAAGTCTTAGAAAAGCAAATATAAAGGTACATCAGCCCCTAACTCATCTTTTCTTAAATTTGATGTCCATTCACTTGAATGTCTCCTAAATTAAacctaaatatttgtttttttttatcaacagtGATTCTCACATTGGATCCATCATCAGCTTCCAAACGTCTAAAAGTGTCCAAGGATGGAAAAGGAGTTCAGTGTGTAAAACCATACAGTGATTCTGAAGGTACATTTCCTCATGTTGTGAGTAAAGAGGAGTTCAGCTCAGGAAAGCACTACTGGGAAGTGATGGTGTGGGACAAAACACATTCTGCAAAACTGAAGTCATCATGGAGTGTAGGAGTGATTCAGAAACCCCACTCAGAAAACATCTACAAAGCTCTGTGTTATGAACAAGGCACAGGGTTATTTTCTAATGATCATGATTTCAAGAAACAATCCACTAAATATTCCACCACAAAATTAGGAGTGTGTTTAAACTGTGACGGTAaatctctttccttttttgatGGAGATAAAACCTCCAATAATCATCTCTATGATTGTAACATACCACCTGGCACATATTTAGCATTCTTTAGTCCAGGAGCGAAAGATCCACAACCTCTCACAATTGTAAACTAGCATGAAAACGTAATTTGTGATAAAAaccagaggagggaagtaatgaagtacaaatacttcgttactgtacttcagtagatttttctggtatcagtactttactccactatttatttttcagacaactttttacttttactcattacatttttacacaaatatctgtacattttacttcttacattttcaaaacagactcttactttagttttaatccattgatttgttgaaatttttttttttttttcactgggcgccgatttcagccgaacaaccgatttcctgttactgcgccaGTTCACCagttcaatccactggtgtataaagtcctgactctcactcaccccagaaggcagtaagaagtttggggttaatgtggatgagacagagggagtcagtgatttaAAACATGACTgggaacagacacattcctgatcatcatcatcttttctctgcttgtgttctatatgtggatcttcagcctggacacattcattaggtacaacatttttaattagttttgtattaatatatatatatatatatatatatatatatatatatatatatatatatatatatatatatatatttggctgtcaaaatttaaattattttaaaaattttttcctttctttacttagatataaaataaataaattaactccagataaaaatatttttaatcagtaaacttttgttttatttctgagtcttaaataattaaacaccaaatccgccatgttttacacaatttaccctctgggtggcgttttgtgggtttttccctcataatggcgacacaaattTAAAtcactgtctttattgatcgtacagataaaaacaatacatcatttaaatctgtaaaatgtctataattttatatataaaagcttcctgacttgactttacaaggtgcattttctccggtatcacatcattaactgtccgtgtggaaacatagcaaaggctcttaatgatgtccacacgtctctgcactgatatagcctttatatttaatcactgtacatatgcttacatacatatcacatgctgtacatatgatacatgtttaacacctccaagctgccagttttgggcacctgagcaagcacttaactcactactgctcatttagtaaatgagatcattaagagtcgctcgggagaaacacttccaacaggaagtggctatatctcgctatctttgtctctctattttctctatctaattgtctctgtgtctcttttagtaaatgtctctgtctcattgTATATgtttctctcttgctgtctctctatttgtttctcactctttctaaagctgtgtctgtgtctctttgtctttgtctctgtctttcctgcttatttacatgtctaacaaagttttgaagtaatgccattagcgatctatgatgaaagactttcctggttcgattcttacctctagtttcatattgaacattataagaagtttttaaaaacagaacaataaaaggtcattaaaattggttgctggtaaatcatggtatatcagtggtgcaggtgttggagatgtggttcttgtacctgagtcacttctcatagacttcgagttactgagagaatgtacaggaaggagaagttttgaccctctaccatcatgatctaagagaaaacagtggtctcttaactatagaaaaaccaagagtccaataagcaaagccttgtttgccacccctctggtagtgtagtggttagcaATGCggcctctgctatctgactcacccggttcaattcctaccccttagctttcctttaaattgtttaaaaagttttataaaagaaccaaaaaaggtcctaaaaaacaggttcttgcaggagatcctgtggctcaattggaagagctttacctctgggttgagaggttgctggttcaaaccccggccaggattcaaagttaagagtgtggaaggttccggtgaccatagtgaggaaggtgtcagaaatggctgcgtggaaggtcaGTTGTGGACGGTTTCAGAGGGTGTATCCCAAACCAGGGGGGCAATATTCAGGCGTCTGCCCCCCTggcatctgagaagctgaaaacagggggttatgaagcaaaaacatccaaaaaagtaTCAACTTAGGCTCCTGGCAgaaattcatatttttcttaaacaaaatCTGCCCCCTAAATGCAAAACT contains:
- the LOC124381594 gene encoding butyrophilin subfamily 1 member A1-like, giving the protein MILICIASLLACSAAEFSIVVPKAPVSAFLGSSVILPCNLSPSINARTFEVRWYKNGEHEKPVLFYKEKKNTGQSQDRDRVSLIGELDNRNVSLKLDHLTMADSGEYTCFVKSLSWYEKGSMNLAVKVLGSTPLLLYHESVEKMNVTCRSFGWSPKPTLTWRDSTGRELPNTHTKYTTDSEGLVNVSSWLLFSPSDSEWISCTVGLNLQEIKESRIVPMKGFWMEAFISTLVLSLIVIITYTVLLILFRKGLLPHCSSHKNAKAADSSHESLPAETMPLNAIENTTQDIKS